In Providencia hangzhouensis, the DNA window TGTTTCGCTCGCTCCTGAATATCAACGCCCTAACCTTAATTTACCTCATCAATTCAATAGTCATGTTTCTGATGCAGCAAAGCAGGCTCAAACTGAATTATTGATCCCTAGTTGGGAACAATTTATTCAAGACCCTCAAATGAAAAACGTGATAGAAATTGCACTAGAGAAAAACAGCGATTTATACCTTGCTGCGTTAGATGTAGAGGAAGCTCGTGTACGTTTTGGGCTCGCGGGGGCAGAAAAATATCCTCAAGTTAATTCATCGATGAGTGGTGATTATAGTCAGTCGTTAGAGAGCGGGTCATCCTTTAATAAGAAATACAGCGTAGGCATTGATATCAGCTATGAGCTGGATTTTTTTGGGCGTATCAAAAATTTATCTGATGCAGACAAAGCAAAGTTTATTGCTTCTCAAGAGATGAGCCGTGCGACACAAATCATCACGATTAAAACGGTAGCAGAAGCGTACTTAGATGTGCTGTATAACCAAAAGCTATTATTAATTGCACAAGAGACGAAACAAAGTTATCTCAATAGTCAATCGATTGTAATGCAAAAAGTGGCGGCAGGAAAAGCCGCACTATCAGACCTAGAACAAGCTAAAGGGCAAGTACAGTCTATTTCTATTAATATCGAAAAAATTGAAAGTGAAATTGCAAAAAATGAAAATTTACTGAATTTTTTGACAAATGACTATGCAACAAAAATAAACTTAGATCTAGGACGCTACGAGCCAAACTATCCTTTAATTACGACACCTCCAGATATTCCTTCTGAAATATTGCTAAAGCGCCCAGATATTATGGCTGCGGAGCAAAATATTATTTCTGAGAATGCCAATATAGGTGTAGCAAGAGCCGCTTTCTTTCCTTCTATTTCCTTTAATACAGGAATTGAAAACAGTAATGATTCTTTAACAAGGTTATTTGACTCTTCAAATGGTATTTGGAATTTTATTCCTAAAATTACGCTACCTATTTTTACTGGTGGTACAAATAGCCGAAACTTAGAGTTAGCAAATATTAGAAAAAATAAAGCGATTGCTAATTACGAAAAAAGTATTCAAGTAGCATTTCGAGAAGTGAAAGATGCCTTAGCGATCAAATCGAGTTTAGAAAAACAACTCATCTCCCAAGTGCAATATGTTAACACGCTGCAAAACGTCTTAACACAGAAACAAGCAAGTTATCGATATGGTGGTTTGAGTTATCTCGACGTTCTCGAAGCACAGCGTAGCTTATTTACAGAACAGCAAAATTTATTGATGTTGAAAATAGAACAGCAGAAGAATGAAATAAATTTATTCTCTGCATTAGGTGGCGGATTAATCAAATCATGAGGGTAAAAATGAAAAAACTAAATACGGTATTTTTTGCAATTTCAATAGCGATGTTAACAGCAACCAGCTATGCAAATGCTGCTGAACATAATCACTCTATTTATCCAGAAAAAGTGGCTGAACCAACAATTAACACTGAAGGAAAGCTAATCTCGATTGACAAAGATAATAAAAAATTAACGATAAATCATAAAGAAATAGAAAGTATTGGTTGGCCACCAATGACGATGCGTTTTACATATGAAGATGAAAATATGATCAACGGTTTACAAGAAAATGATGAATTGAAATTTTCATTTGTACAACAAGGTAATCTTTCAATGTTGAAATCCGTCGAAAAAATAAACTAAATAGGTAGAGAGATGTTATGTCATTAGTTAACCTGACCAAATTGCTATTGGTAATTATTTTATCGAGCGTTATTTCAATTTTATTTTACCGTTATTTTTTCGTTATAGAAAATATTAGCCAATCAGTTGAAAAACAAGAACGCACCGTATTGTATTGGTATGATCCCATGTATCCCAATACCAAGTTTGATCAACCAGGGAAATCCCCTTTTATGGACATGGATCTTGTTCCTAAATATGCGGATGAAAACTTGGCTTCAGCGAATAGCAAAGGGGTAACAATTAACCCAACACAGACACAAAATTTAGGGCTTAAAACGGTGGATGTGAAGTGGGGGAAATTAAACTATGACTTAACATTTCCAGCCGAAATTGCGTTTAATGATCATCAATTTGCTATTGTACAAGCACGCGAAAATGGTTTTGTTGAAAAAGTTTATCTATTCACAGTAGGTGAGAGGATCCAAAAAGGCGTTCCTATTGCTGAGCTAACGATCCCTGCATGGGTTGAAGCACAAAGCGAATATCTTGCGCTTAAGCAAATGAATGCGAGCCAACAAGATCTTAATAGTGTCATTGAGCGTTTACGTTTAAATGGCATGCCAGAAGGCGCGCTTTCTCAGTTTATTAAAACAGGAAAAGTGCAAACACGTTTTACTATTCAAGCTCCTATTTCCGGGGTAATTACTGCACTTAATCTACGTTTAGGGATGAATGTATCCAAAGAAGTCGTTATCGCACAAATACAAGGAACAGATCCATTATGGATTAATGCATCTGTTCCTCAGTCAGTTGCTGAATTACTTAATCAACAAACACAATTTACAGTTTCTATTCCTGCCTACCCTTCGCAGTTATTTACTGTAAAAAACTGGTTGATATTACCCAGTGCAGATCAAGCAAGTCGTACAATTAATATTCGTACAGAAATTGCTGATCCTAACCATTTATTAAAATCAGGTATGACAGCATATTTAAATTTAGTTGCAGAAGGTAATGAAAGTTTATTGATCCCTTCACAAGCCATTGTGGACTCTGGGAAAGAACAGCATGTTATTGCTGTTGGTGAGAATGGTGAATTTATTCCCAAAAGAGTACGAGTGCTGAGTGAATCTCAACAAATGACAGCAATATCTGAAGGCTTACAAGTGGGTGAGCATATAGTGACTCAGGGTATTTTCCTGATTGATTCTGAAGCGAATATTGCTGGTGCATTAGCCAAGATGGAAGCGCTTCCTGAAGTATCAGCGTCATCTAATCATTCATCACATAAATCTCAGGAGTAGAGTATGTTGGAATGGATTATAAGACGCTCGGTTGCTAACCGATTTCTAGTGTTAATGGGAGTCGTGTTTTTAGTCATTGCGGGTATTTGGAGCATTCGCAGTACACCAGTTGATGCATTACCTGACTTATCTGATGTACAAGTGATCATCAAAACCACTTATCCAGGGCAAGCGCCGCAACTGGTCGAAAACCAAGTTACCTACCCGATAACGACGACGATGCTATCTGTGCCGGGAGCAAAAACGGTGCGGGGGTTTTCTGCATTTGGTGACTCATATGTTTATGTTATTTTTGAAGATAATACAGATTTATACTGGGCTCGTTCACGAGTTTTAGAATATTTAAATCAAGTCCAAAACCAATTACCCAAAGGTGCAGTAGCCTCCATTGGCCCTGATGCGACAGGTGTTGGTTGGATTTTTGAATATGCTTTAGTGGATAAAACTGGAAAACATAATCTAGCAGAACTACGTTCATTACAAGATTGGTTTCTGAAATATGAATTGAAGGCTTTGCCTAATGTTTCAGAAGTGGCAACCGTTGGCGGTGTGGTTAAATCTTACCAAATCTTAGTTGACCCACTCAAGCTCAGCCAATTTTCAGTGACATTACCTGAAATAAAACAGGCCGTTGAAATGGCTAACCAAGAAGCTGGTGGTTCATCGATTGAAATTGCTGAAGCTGAATATATGGTTAGAGCAAGTGGTTATCTTCAATCTATTGATGACTTCAATAAAATCTACCTAAAAACGCCAGAAAATGGTGTACCTATTTACCTACAAGATGTTGCTCGAATACAGGAAGGCCCCGAAATGCGTCGTGGGGTTGCTGAGCTAAATGGAGAAGGAGAGGTCGTTGGGGGAGTTATTCTGCTTCGCTCTGGTGAAAATGCACGTAATGTGATTCAGGATGTAAAACAGAAACTTGAAGATTTAAGTGCTAGCTTGCCGGAAGGCATCGAAATTATCACGACTTATGATAGAAGCATTCTTATTGATAACGCGATTGATAATTTAAGTTATAAGTTACTAGAAGAATTTATTGTTGTCGCATTAGTGTGTGCCGTTTTTTTATGGCATTTCCGTTCTGCTCTCGTGGCAATTATTTCTTTGCCCCTTGGATTATTTATTGCCTTTATCGTCATGCGCTACCAAGGAATAAATGCAAATATTATGTCGTTAGGGGGCATTGCAATTGCGATCGGAGCCATGGTGGATGCCGCCATTGTTATGATCGAAAATGCACATAAAAAATTAGAAAAATGGCAACATGAAAATGAAGATAAAGTCATTGATAATGCCCAGCGTTGGAAAGTTATTACGGATTCCGCTGTTGAAGTTGGGCCTGCATTATTTATCAGTTTATTAATTATCACATTGTCTTTTATTCCTATCTTTACGTTGGAAGGGCAAGAAGGCCGTTTATTTGGTCCACTTGCATTCACAAAAACCTATGCCATGGCGGGTGCTGCGGCTTTAGCGCTGATTGTTATTCCAATTCTAATGGGATATTGGATCCGCGGTAATATTCCAAATGAAAATAAAAACCCACTGAATCGTTGGTTGATCTCACTCTATAGCCCTATTTTAATTAAGGTATTAGCGTGGCCGAAAACCACCTTATTAATTGGCTTCTTATCTTTATTTACGGTGATATGGCCATTAAAACATTTAGGTGGTGAATTTCTTCCTGCAATTAATGAAGGTGACTTACTTTATATGCCTTCAACATTACCGGGTGTATCGCCTGCACAAGCGGCATTTTTACTACAAAATACGGATAAGTTAATCAAAACTATTCCAGAGGTGGATACGGTATTTGGAAAAGTTGGTAAAGCTGAAACAGCAACGGATTCAGCCCCGATGGAAATGATTGAAACAACGATACGTTTGAAGCCGCAAGTACAGTGGCGAGAAGGAATGACACTCGAAAAAATTATTGATGAGCTCGATGAAACTGTACGTTTACCTGGGGTTGCAAACTTATGGGTTCCACCTATTCGTAACCGTATTGATATGTTATCTACGGGAGTCAAAAGCCCTATAGGTATTAAAGTATCAGGCAGGGATCTTGAAGAAATCGATACATTAGCCCAAGAAATTGAAAAAGTCACAAAATCGGTACCGGGGGTGGTTTCAGTTTTGGCTGAGAGGTTGGTAGGCGGACGCTATATTGATGTCAAAATTGATAGAGAAAAAGCGGCTCGTTTTGGTATGAGTGTCAGCGACGTACAAGTGTATATTTCAATGGCCACTGGTGGGGAAATGATTGGGGAAACAGTTGAAGGGATTGAGCGTTACCCAATTAGCATAAGATATCCTCAAGATTACCGAAATAGTGTATCTGCGATGAGGTTATTACCAATTTTAACGCCAAGCAAACAGCAAATAGTACTTAGTGATGTTGCAGATGTCTCCGTGAATATGGGCGCTCCCATGTTGAAAACAGAGAACGCCAGACCGACTAGTTGGATTTATATTGATGCACGTGATCGTGATATGGTTTCTGTTATTAATGATATTGATACAGCAATAAAAGATAATATTCAAATGAGGCCGGGTCTTAGCTATTCCTTTACGGGGCAATTTGAATTACTCGAAAGGGCTAACCAAAAATTAATGTTAATGGTTCCCGCGACCATCATGATTATTTTTGTACTGCTTTATTTAGCCTTTAGACGATTTAGTGAAGCTTTACTGATTTTATTAAGTTTACCTTTTGCTTTAGTGGGCGCGATTTGGTTCCTTTATTGGATGAACTTTAATTTATCAGTTGCAACAGGAACTGGATTTATTGCATTGGCAGGTGTCGCGGCTGAATTTGGCGTAGTTATGTTGATTTATTTACGCCATGCAATCGAAGATAAAGAAAAACAGCAAGGAATAAGCAAGCTATCAAACCAAGATTTAGACCGTGCATTATATGAAGGCGCAGTTTTACGTGTTCGCCCTAAAGCCATGACAGTTGCCGTAATTTTAGCCGGTTTATTGCCAATATTACTTGGAACAGGAGTCGGTTCAGAAGTGATGAGCCGTATTGCTGCACCGATGATTGGTGGAATGATAACTGCACCGTTATTATCCCTATTTATCATTCCTGCGGCTTATAAATTAATCTGTCAGTTACGCCATAAAAAATAGACACTTTTTAAGTACTAGTCATTATTATTGATAAGGTAAATAGCAATGAAGAAGATAATTTTAGGTGGAATGTTTTTACTGTCATTTTCTGCATTTTCTCAAAACCAGAGCGTGCAATTGTATAAAGATGCAAACTGTGGTTGCTGCCAATTATGGGGAGAAGGAGTTAAAAAAGCAGGGTATGACGTTGTGGTCAATGAAATCAGTTATGATGAGTTGAACAAACTGAATGATGAGCTGAATGTGCCTTATAACTTACGCAGCTGTCATATCGCTAAATACAAAGGTAAAGTGATTGTTGGCCATGTTCCTGTCAGCAGTCTTGATGCGATTGATGCCTTACCAGCGGATGTGGTAGGGATTTCTGTTCCGGGTATGCCAATTGGTAGCCTAGGGATGGAGCAGCCAGATGGCCGTACTCAGCCTTATTCTGTGGTGCAGTTTAAAGCAAATGGGGAATATCGTTAATTGAGATAAAATTTATTAAGTTGCAGGATATCCTGCAACTTGTGTGTTTTATTCGCCTTCTAATATTAATTCGATGGCTTTGAGCTCTTCTTGCGTAAAGTTACGATTTTTTAGGATCCCCATTGCATCATCAATTTGGCTGATACGGCTTGCGCCAATGAGAACGGAAGTGATCCTGTCGTGTCTCAGTAACCATGCTAATGCCATTTGGTTTAGCTTTTGTCCTCTTTTTGTTGCCAGTTCATTCAGTTGTTTAACCTTTGATAAAATGTTTGACGTGAGTCTTTCTGGGGGCAAAGAAGGATTACCTGCAGCACGTGAATCAGCAGGGATGCCATTAAGGTAGCGATCGGTTAATATCCCACCAGCCAATGGAGAGTATGCGATAGAGCCAACGCCTTCTTCTTCCAGTAAATCGAGTAAATCTTCTTCGGGAGTACGTTCTAGCATGGAATATCTAGGTTGGTGAATCAGGCAAGGGGTTCCTAATTCATTGAGAATATTAATGGCTTCTTTGGCTAAATTGGTTGGGTAATTAGAAATCCCCACATACAGGGCTTTTCCTTGGCGAACTATGAGATCCAGCGCTCCCATGGTTTCTTCTAATGGAGTATTGGGATCAGGTCGATGATGATAAAATATATCTACATAATCTAATCCCATTCGCTTTAAACTTTGGTTTAGGCTTGCAACTAAGTATTTTTTACTTCCCCAGTCGCCATAAGGGCCATCCCACATAGTGAAACCCGCTTTTGATGAAATAACCATTTCATCGCGATAAGGCAGAAAATCCCGCTGCATAATTTTGCCAAATGTACTTTCGGCAGAGCCTGGTGGTGGCCCATAATTATTAGCAAGATCAAAATGGGTGATCCCAAGGTCAAAAGCATGGCGAAGCATGGCTTGGCAATTATCAAAGGGTTTGTTATCGCCAAAGTTGTGCCATAACCCTAATGAAATCAGTGGTAAGCGTAATCCGCTACGGCCACATAAACGATATTCCATTTCAGTATAGCGCTTTGATGATGCAACATAAGGCATACTTCACCTCCAAAATAGTGGGTAAAACTCAATTTATACTGTCATAAAGCTAAAAAGTAGGCTGAGGAATCAATGCTAATTTGTTCTTGACTAGAAGGTTTATGAGTAAATTGTGATAGAGCCCGAAAAAAGAGTGAAGTATTTTGGCATTCGTGGGTATCGGCTGCGTACCAATCCCCACGTTTTGTATATTAGGCTTGCTCTGAGCGGGTAAATACCAGCTCGTTACCTTTAGATTGGCTTTCATCAAATTGATAGCCTTCTAAATTAAAATCAGCCAGTTGGTCTGTTTTCGTTAATTTATTTTGGATGATAAAGCGGCTCATTAAACCCCGCGCTTTTTTTGCATAAAAACTGATAACTTTATATTTACCATTTTTTTCATCAAGGAAAATAGGCTTGATAATTTGCCCGTCCAATTTCTTTGTATTCACCGATTTAAAATATTCATCTGAGGCAAGGTTGACTAATATTTGATCTTTTTGCTCCGCTAATGCGTGATTTAATTGCTTGGTGATGATGT includes these proteins:
- a CDS encoding efflux transporter outer membrane subunit — its product is MYSPKILIIAYALTLTGCVSLAPEYQRPNLNLPHQFNSHVSDAAKQAQTELLIPSWEQFIQDPQMKNVIEIALEKNSDLYLAALDVEEARVRFGLAGAEKYPQVNSSMSGDYSQSLESGSSFNKKYSVGIDISYELDFFGRIKNLSDADKAKFIASQEMSRATQIITIKTVAEAYLDVLYNQKLLLIAQETKQSYLNSQSIVMQKVAAGKAALSDLEQAKGQVQSISINIEKIESEIAKNENLLNFLTNDYATKINLDLGRYEPNYPLITTPPDIPSEILLKRPDIMAAEQNIISENANIGVARAAFFPSISFNTGIENSNDSLTRLFDSSNGIWNFIPKITLPIFTGGTNSRNLELANIRKNKAIANYEKSIQVAFREVKDALAIKSSLEKQLISQVQYVNTLQNVLTQKQASYRYGGLSYLDVLEAQRSLFTEQQNLLMLKIEQQKNEINLFSALGGGLIKS
- a CDS encoding copper-binding protein — its product is MKKLNTVFFAISIAMLTATSYANAAEHNHSIYPEKVAEPTINTEGKLISIDKDNKKLTINHKEIESIGWPPMTMRFTYEDENMINGLQENDELKFSFVQQGNLSMLKSVEKIN
- a CDS encoding efflux RND transporter periplasmic adaptor subunit; its protein translation is MSLVNLTKLLLVIILSSVISILFYRYFFVIENISQSVEKQERTVLYWYDPMYPNTKFDQPGKSPFMDMDLVPKYADENLASANSKGVTINPTQTQNLGLKTVDVKWGKLNYDLTFPAEIAFNDHQFAIVQARENGFVEKVYLFTVGERIQKGVPIAELTIPAWVEAQSEYLALKQMNASQQDLNSVIERLRLNGMPEGALSQFIKTGKVQTRFTIQAPISGVITALNLRLGMNVSKEVVIAQIQGTDPLWINASVPQSVAELLNQQTQFTVSIPAYPSQLFTVKNWLILPSADQASRTINIRTEIADPNHLLKSGMTAYLNLVAEGNESLLIPSQAIVDSGKEQHVIAVGENGEFIPKRVRVLSESQQMTAISEGLQVGEHIVTQGIFLIDSEANIAGALAKMEALPEVSASSNHSSHKSQE
- a CDS encoding efflux RND transporter permease subunit codes for the protein MLEWIIRRSVANRFLVLMGVVFLVIAGIWSIRSTPVDALPDLSDVQVIIKTTYPGQAPQLVENQVTYPITTTMLSVPGAKTVRGFSAFGDSYVYVIFEDNTDLYWARSRVLEYLNQVQNQLPKGAVASIGPDATGVGWIFEYALVDKTGKHNLAELRSLQDWFLKYELKALPNVSEVATVGGVVKSYQILVDPLKLSQFSVTLPEIKQAVEMANQEAGGSSIEIAEAEYMVRASGYLQSIDDFNKIYLKTPENGVPIYLQDVARIQEGPEMRRGVAELNGEGEVVGGVILLRSGENARNVIQDVKQKLEDLSASLPEGIEIITTYDRSILIDNAIDNLSYKLLEEFIVVALVCAVFLWHFRSALVAIISLPLGLFIAFIVMRYQGINANIMSLGGIAIAIGAMVDAAIVMIENAHKKLEKWQHENEDKVIDNAQRWKVITDSAVEVGPALFISLLIITLSFIPIFTLEGQEGRLFGPLAFTKTYAMAGAAALALIVIPILMGYWIRGNIPNENKNPLNRWLISLYSPILIKVLAWPKTTLLIGFLSLFTVIWPLKHLGGEFLPAINEGDLLYMPSTLPGVSPAQAAFLLQNTDKLIKTIPEVDTVFGKVGKAETATDSAPMEMIETTIRLKPQVQWREGMTLEKIIDELDETVRLPGVANLWVPPIRNRIDMLSTGVKSPIGIKVSGRDLEEIDTLAQEIEKVTKSVPGVVSVLAERLVGGRYIDVKIDREKAARFGMSVSDVQVYISMATGGEMIGETVEGIERYPISIRYPQDYRNSVSAMRLLPILTPSKQQIVLSDVADVSVNMGAPMLKTENARPTSWIYIDARDRDMVSVINDIDTAIKDNIQMRPGLSYSFTGQFELLERANQKLMLMVPATIMIIFVLLYLAFRRFSEALLILLSLPFALVGAIWFLYWMNFNLSVATGTGFIALAGVAAEFGVVMLIYLRHAIEDKEKQQGISKLSNQDLDRALYEGAVLRVRPKAMTVAVILAGLLPILLGTGVGSEVMSRIAAPMIGGMITAPLLSLFIIPAAYKLICQLRHKK
- a CDS encoding DUF411 domain-containing protein — protein: MKKIILGGMFLLSFSAFSQNQSVQLYKDANCGCCQLWGEGVKKAGYDVVVNEISYDELNKLNDELNVPYNLRSCHIAKYKGKVIVGHVPVSSLDAIDALPADVVGISVPGMPIGSLGMEQPDGRTQPYSVVQFKANGEYR
- a CDS encoding aldo/keto reductase is translated as MPYVASSKRYTEMEYRLCGRSGLRLPLISLGLWHNFGDNKPFDNCQAMLRHAFDLGITHFDLANNYGPPPGSAESTFGKIMQRDFLPYRDEMVISSKAGFTMWDGPYGDWGSKKYLVASLNQSLKRMGLDYVDIFYHHRPDPNTPLEETMGALDLIVRQGKALYVGISNYPTNLAKEAINILNELGTPCLIHQPRYSMLERTPEEDLLDLLEEEGVGSIAYSPLAGGILTDRYLNGIPADSRAAGNPSLPPERLTSNILSKVKQLNELATKRGQKLNQMALAWLLRHDRITSVLIGASRISQIDDAMGILKNRNFTQEELKAIELILEGE